The Terriglobales bacterium genome has a window encoding:
- a CDS encoding isoprenylcysteine carboxylmethyltransferase family protein yields the protein MRGTLENIGWLLGCVYSTIPAYWLLVHPFADLWRKRKTSLKHVGWVWPLLWVVAGAVTARWRHQVLYREPWTWIPGVALIATAMYVYSRARRDFSDDQVLGRSELEPDKHEQRLVTEGIRARVRHPYYLAHLLHLSGWALGTGSAAVWMLEAFAIVTGAVMLPLEERELVRRFGDEYREYQRRVPCLFPF from the coding sequence GTGAGGGGAACCCTCGAGAACATCGGTTGGCTGCTGGGATGCGTGTACTCCACCATCCCCGCCTATTGGCTGCTGGTGCACCCCTTCGCTGATCTGTGGCGCAAGCGTAAAACCTCGCTCAAGCACGTGGGATGGGTGTGGCCGCTGCTGTGGGTGGTGGCTGGCGCGGTGACGGCCCGATGGCGGCACCAGGTCCTATACCGCGAGCCATGGACCTGGATCCCGGGCGTGGCCCTGATCGCGACCGCGATGTACGTCTATTCCCGCGCCCGCCGTGACTTCTCCGATGATCAGGTGCTGGGCCGCTCCGAACTCGAGCCGGACAAGCACGAACAACGACTGGTGACCGAGGGCATCCGGGCGCGCGTCCGCCATCCTTATTATCTGGCGCACCTGTTGCACCTTTCGGGGTGGGCCCTGGGAACCGGCTCGGCGGCGGTGTGGATGCTGGAGGCATTCGCCATCGTGACCGGCGCGGTGATGCTGCCCCTGGAAGAGCGGGAACTGGTGCGCCGCTTCGGAGACGAGTACCGCGAATATCAGCGCCGCGTACCCTGCCTTTTCCCTTTCTAA
- a CDS encoding FtsX-like permease family protein, which translates to MKFELFVASRYLRAKRRQAVISVITAISILGVAAGVASLIVALAINNGFRQDLQERLLGSTAHVQLMRVESDGIRDWRALLARLEKQPHVTAVSPAIYEQVLVSRGARAKGAVLKGVLPEYENKVSEILRSVKFGSAEALEEKAAGGPLEGERTTRSPDTPDALSRPQQMPPIILGKDMADDLGATVGSVVLVTSPQGELTPFGIVPKYVRFRVAGIFKSGFYDYDTTWAFTRLSDAQRLFGLGDVISVIELKVDDIYRAADIGHDLERAAGKGFMASNWMEQNRALFRALKLERVVTFITIGLIVLVAALNILISLIMMVMEKTRDIAVLMSMGAKHRQVRRIFIAQGVLIGVIGTVLGLALGYALSWAGGHYRLVSLSPEVYSIDYVPFSPRALDGVIVAAVALAISCVATVYPSWSASRILPAEALRYE; encoded by the coding sequence GTGAAGTTCGAACTCTTCGTAGCATCCAGATATCTGCGCGCCAAGCGCCGCCAGGCGGTTATCAGCGTCATCACCGCCATCTCCATCCTGGGGGTGGCGGCGGGCGTGGCCTCGCTCATCGTCGCCCTCGCCATCAACAACGGCTTTCGCCAGGACCTGCAGGAACGGCTGCTGGGCTCGACCGCCCACGTGCAACTGATGCGGGTGGAGAGCGACGGCATCCGCGACTGGCGCGCCCTGCTGGCGCGGCTGGAGAAGCAGCCGCACGTCACCGCAGTCTCGCCCGCCATCTATGAGCAGGTGCTGGTTTCGCGGGGGGCGCGGGCCAAGGGCGCGGTGCTGAAAGGCGTGCTCCCCGAATATGAGAACAAGGTCAGCGAGATCCTGCGCTCGGTGAAATTCGGGTCGGCGGAGGCGTTGGAAGAGAAGGCCGCGGGTGGCCCGCTCGAGGGCGAGCGGACTACAAGATCTCCTGATACCCCCGACGCGCTCTCCCGGCCGCAGCAGATGCCGCCCATCATCCTGGGCAAGGACATGGCCGACGACCTGGGCGCCACGGTCGGCTCGGTGGTGCTGGTCACCTCGCCGCAGGGCGAGCTCACGCCCTTCGGCATCGTCCCGAAATATGTGCGCTTCCGGGTGGCCGGGATCTTCAAGTCCGGTTTCTACGATTACGACACCACCTGGGCGTTCACCCGCCTCTCCGATGCGCAAAGGCTGTTCGGCCTGGGCGACGTGATCTCGGTGATCGAGCTCAAGGTGGACGACATCTACCGCGCCGCCGACATCGGGCACGACCTCGAGCGCGCCGCCGGCAAGGGCTTCATGGCCTCAAACTGGATGGAGCAGAACCGCGCCCTGTTCCGCGCCCTGAAGCTGGAGCGGGTGGTGACCTTCATCACCATCGGCTTGATCGTGCTGGTGGCGGCGCTGAACATCCTGATCTCGCTCATCATGATGGTGATGGAGAAGACCCGTGACATCGCGGTGCTGATGTCGATGGGGGCCAAGCACCGCCAGGTGCGCCGCATCTTCATCGCCCAGGGGGTGCTGATCGGGGTGATCGGCACGGTGCTGGGGCTGGCGCTGGGATATGCGCTCTCCTGGGCCGGCGGCCACTACCGGCTGGTGTCGCTCTCTCCGGAGGTGTACTCCATCGATTACGTGCCCTTCTCGCCCCGCGCGCTCGACGGGGTGATCGTGGCCGCGGTAGCGCTGGCCATCTCGTGCGTGGCCACGGTGTATCCCTCGTGGTCGGCCTCCCGCATCCTGCCCGCGGAAGCCCTGCGCTACGAGTGA
- a CDS encoding ABC transporter ATP-binding protein → MEETEMLRVEGLKKVFRSGQSDLVLFENLSFRVRKGEMLGIVGESGTGKSTLLHLLGALDRPSEGDVYFGAMRLRLLSDDDAAEFRNREIGFVWQFHYLLPEFTALENVALPLMLRGVARRESGEEAARWLREVGLADRAHHRSGELSGGEQQRVALARALVTRPKLLMADEPTGDLDGRTAHMVFELISRLHRDHQLTSLIVTHNLEFARRCDRVLRLGGGRVEEVAPQSLPA, encoded by the coding sequence ATGGAAGAGACAGAGATGCTTCGGGTCGAGGGTTTGAAGAAGGTTTTCCGGTCCGGGCAGTCGGATCTGGTGCTCTTTGAAAACTTGTCCTTCCGGGTACGGAAGGGAGAGATGCTAGGTATCGTCGGTGAGTCCGGAACCGGGAAAAGCACCTTGCTGCACCTGCTCGGAGCGCTTGATAGGCCTTCCGAAGGTGACGTATACTTCGGCGCAATGAGGTTGCGGTTGCTCTCCGATGACGATGCAGCGGAGTTTCGCAACCGCGAGATCGGGTTCGTTTGGCAGTTCCATTATTTGCTTCCGGAGTTCACGGCTCTGGAGAACGTGGCCCTGCCGCTGATGCTGCGGGGAGTGGCCAGGCGGGAGTCGGGTGAGGAGGCTGCCCGCTGGTTGCGCGAAGTCGGGTTGGCCGACCGAGCACACCATCGTTCCGGGGAACTGTCGGGCGGCGAACAACAACGCGTGGCACTGGCCAGGGCCCTGGTGACTCGGCCGAAGTTGCTGATGGCGGACGAACCCACGGGCGACCTGGACGGCCGAACGGCCCACATGGTGTTTGAACTGATTTCCCGTCTACATCGCGACCACCAACTGACCTCCCTTATCGTTACGCATAACCTTGAGTTTGCCCGCCGCTGTGACCGAGTGTTACGGCTGGGGGGCGGACGTGTCGAGGAGGTCGCTCCGCAGTCGCTGCCCGCGTAG
- a CDS encoding ATP-dependent Clp protease ATP-binding subunit, with translation MFERYTEKARRVIFFARYEASQFGSPYIETEHLLLGLLREDKALTNRFLRSHASVESIRKQIEGHTTIREKVSTSVDLPLSNECKRVLAYAAEEAERLGHKHIGTEHLLLGLLREEKCFAAEILHERGLRLSTIREELARTTQEKAQPQRSRESSLLSEFSRDLTQAAMDNQLDPLVGREQELERVVQILCRRTKNNPVLIGEPGTGKTAIVEGLAQRIADGDVPTFLADKRILALDLSLIVAGTKYRGQFEERLKTIMKELMENQNSIIFIDELHTLVGAGSAEGSLDAANILKPALSRGEIQCIGATTPGEYRKSIEKDRSLERRFQSVKVGPPTEAEAVKILKGIKDRYEKFHAVTYTDESLDFAVYHSNRYIPDRFLPDKAIDLIDEAGARVKLRQTSLPDEITEVQKRIKFIVHRMENAIANHEFEKARFYSDEERKERENLRALREKHHLDESATGVVGREDIEDVVSRWTGVPVSSIKEEETQKLLRIEEELHKRVISQDKAIIALARAIRRSRAGLKNPNRPVGSFLFLGPTGVGKTEVARTLAEFLFGSEKSLIRFDMSEFMEKHSVSKLIGSPPGYVGYEEGGQLTERVKRAPYSVVLLDEIEKAHPDVFNILLQVFEDGQLTDGLGNTVDFKNIILIMTSNIGARHLIKRTGLGFASEKEEVISDKVEEMVKGEVKRTFNPEFLNRLDEVILFNALTEQDLIQIVELLVSQLNNNLAQKHITITVTEQARKWILDKTITDRSYGARPLRRALQKYIEDPLSEALIQGTISTRPAFLEVYLEGDRLFYRQVGEGEEKHEGVLLYS, from the coding sequence ATGTTCGAACGGTACACGGAGAAGGCTCGACGCGTCATCTTCTTCGCGCGCTATGAAGCAAGCCAGTTCGGCTCGCCGTACATCGAGACCGAACACTTGCTGCTGGGGCTGCTGCGCGAAGACAAGGCCCTGACCAACCGGTTCCTGCGCTCGCATGCTTCGGTGGAGTCCATCCGCAAGCAGATCGAGGGCCATACCACGATCCGCGAGAAGGTCTCCACCTCGGTCGATCTCCCTCTCTCGAACGAGTGCAAGCGGGTGCTGGCCTATGCCGCCGAGGAGGCGGAGCGGCTGGGGCACAAGCACATCGGCACCGAGCACCTGCTGCTGGGCCTGCTGCGCGAGGAGAAGTGCTTCGCCGCCGAGATCCTGCACGAGCGCGGGCTGCGCCTGTCCACCATCCGCGAAGAACTGGCGCGCACCACGCAGGAGAAAGCGCAGCCGCAGCGCAGCCGCGAATCCTCCCTGCTCAGCGAATTCAGCCGCGACCTGACCCAGGCCGCCATGGACAACCAGCTCGACCCGCTGGTGGGGCGGGAGCAGGAGCTGGAGCGGGTGGTGCAGATCCTGTGCCGGCGCACCAAGAACAATCCGGTGCTCATCGGCGAGCCCGGCACCGGCAAGACCGCCATCGTGGAAGGCCTGGCACAGCGCATCGCCGACGGCGACGTGCCCACCTTCTTGGCCGACAAGCGCATCCTGGCTCTTGACCTGTCGCTGATCGTGGCCGGCACCAAGTACCGCGGCCAGTTCGAAGAGCGCCTGAAGACCATCATGAAGGAGCTGATGGAGAACCAGAACTCCATCATCTTCATCGACGAGCTGCACACCCTGGTGGGGGCGGGCTCGGCCGAGGGCTCGCTGGACGCCGCCAACATCCTGAAGCCGGCGCTGTCGCGGGGCGAGATCCAGTGCATCGGCGCCACCACCCCGGGGGAATACCGCAAGTCGATCGAGAAAGACCGCTCCCTGGAGCGGCGCTTCCAATCGGTGAAGGTGGGGCCGCCCACGGAGGCGGAGGCGGTGAAGATCCTGAAGGGGATCAAGGACCGCTACGAGAAGTTCCACGCGGTCACCTACACCGACGAGTCGCTGGACTTCGCGGTCTACCATTCGAACCGCTACATCCCCGACCGCTTCCTGCCCGACAAGGCCATCGACCTGATCGACGAGGCGGGGGCGCGGGTGAAGCTGCGCCAGACCTCGCTGCCGGACGAGATCACCGAGGTGCAGAAGCGCATCAAGTTCATTGTCCACCGCATGGAGAACGCCATCGCGAACCACGAGTTCGAGAAGGCGCGCTTCTACTCCGACGAGGAGCGCAAGGAGCGCGAGAACCTGCGCGCCCTGCGGGAGAAGCACCATCTGGACGAATCGGCCACCGGGGTGGTCGGCCGCGAGGACATCGAAGACGTGGTCAGCCGCTGGACCGGAGTGCCGGTGAGCTCGATCAAGGAAGAAGAGACCCAGAAGCTGCTGCGCATCGAAGAGGAGCTGCACAAGCGGGTGATCTCGCAGGACAAGGCGATCATCGCGCTGGCCCGCGCTATCCGCCGCTCGCGCGCCGGCCTGAAGAACCCCAACCGGCCGGTGGGCTCGTTCCTGTTCCTCGGCCCCACCGGCGTGGGCAAGACCGAAGTGGCACGCACCCTGGCCGAGTTCCTGTTCGGCAGCGAGAAGTCGCTGATCCGCTTCGACATGTCGGAATTCATGGAGAAGCACTCGGTCAGCAAGCTGATCGGCTCGCCCCCGGGATACGTGGGCTACGAGGAAGGCGGGCAGCTCACCGAGCGGGTGAAGCGCGCTCCCTACTCGGTCGTCCTGCTGGACGAGATCGAGAAGGCGCACCCCGACGTGTTCAACATCTTGCTCCAGGTCTTTGAGGACGGCCAGTTGACCGACGGCCTGGGCAATACGGTCGACTTCAAGAACATCATCCTCATCATGACCTCGAACATCGGGGCCCGGCACCTGATCAAGCGCACCGGCCTGGGCTTCGCTTCGGAGAAGGAAGAGGTCATCTCCGACAAGGTCGAGGAGATGGTGAAGGGAGAGGTGAAGCGCACCTTCAATCCTGAATTCCTGAACCGGCTGGACGAGGTCATCCTGTTCAACGCTCTGACCGAGCAGGACCTGATCCAGATCGTGGAGCTGCTGGTCAGCCAGTTGAACAACAACCTGGCGCAGAAGCACATCACCATCACCGTGACCGAGCAGGCGCGCAAGTGGATCCTGGACAAGACCATCACCGACCGCAGCTACGGGGCGCGCCCGCTGCGCCGGGCCCTGCAGAAGTACATCGAGGACCCGCT